GGCGAACGCAGTGTCAGCACCAACCATATCGCCGCCCATATGGAAATTTCGCCGGGCAACCTGTACTACCACTTCCCCAACAAGCAGGCGATCATCGCCGTGCTGTTTCGCGAATACGAAGCGCTGGTGGACAGCTTCCTGCGTCCGCCCCAAGGGCGCGCCATGCAGGTGGAGGACAAGCGCTTCTACCTGCAGGCCGTGCTGGCCGGCATGTGGCGCTATCGTTTCCTGCACCGTGACCTGGAACACCTGCTGGAAAGCGACCCGGAGCTGGCTACTGGCTATCGGCGTTTTTCCCAGCGCTGCCTGATCCAGGGCGGTGCTATCTATCAGGGCTTTGTCGATGCCGGCATCCTCAACATGGACCCGGTGCAAACCGAAGCCCTGACCCTCAATGCCTGGATCATCCTCACCTCCTGGGTGCGGTTTTTGTGCACCACCAATGAAAACTCTGCCCACCTGAGCGCCGAAGCGATCAAGCGCGGGGTGTATCAGGTGCTGGTGCTGGAGGCGGGTTTTGTCACGCCCCAGGCGAAAGAGGCGGTAGACGCGCTGTTCAAGGAGTTTTACGTGCCGTTGAATCAGGCACTGGAAGACGTGAAGTAGGCCCTTTCTCTAATGCTACAGGAGTCCGCCATGCCGCTTGCCCAACTGATCAGTCCCCAGCAATTGGCCGAGCGCCGCAAGGCCGAAGGTCTAGTGATCCTCGATTGCCGCTTTGCCCTGGAAGACCCGGACTACGGGTGCTCCAGTTATGAAGAAGGTCACATTGAGGGGGCGCAATATGCCGATCTGGATCGTCACCTCAGTGGTCCGGTGGTAAAAGGCGTGACCGGCCGCCACCCTTTACCGGCGGCGGACACCTTCGCCAAGCAACTGCGGGCCTGGGGCATCAGTGCGGATACCGATGTCGTGCTATATGACGACGGCCCGGGCGCCTATGCTGCGCGGGCATGGTGGCTGCTCGCCTGGCTGGGCAAGCGCGACGGCGTGTTCATTCTGGATGGCGGCCTCAAGGCTTGGCACAGCGCCGGTTTCCCATTGAGCCTGGACGTTCCGGTAAACGAAGCGGGGAGCTTTGTCGGCCAGCCGGACAATCATCTGCTGCTGGACGCCGAACACCTGCAAAAACGCTTGGGTCAGCCGGGCATGACCTTGATCGATGCTCGCGCACGCGCCCGTTTTCGCGGCGACGTTGAGCCCATCGACCCGATTGCCGGGCATATTCCCGGCGCGCAGTGCGCGGCATTCAATGAAAACCTCGGCAGCGACGGGCGCTTTTTGCCGGCTGAACAACTCAAGCAACGCTTCGCCGCACAGTTGCAGGGGCGTTCGCCGGAAGAACTGGTGGCCTATTGCGGTTCGGGGGTGACGGCGTGCCACAACCTGTTCGCCCTGAGCCTGGCGGGTTATCCACTGGGTAAGTTGTATGCGGGGTCGTGGAGCGAGTGGATCACCGATTCGAAGCGGGCGATTGCTACGGGCGACTGACCTTCCACCCGTTTTAGCCATGTTGTGCCAATAACCATTGGGGGATGCGACGTTCCAGGTAGTAGCCGGGGCGTTTCAGTGAACCATCGACAAAGCCCACATGGCCACCCTTGGTCGTGAGCTCAAACTCGGTGCAATCCGACAGCTCGCTGGCCTGCGGCAGGCTATGGGCAAACACGAACGGGTCGTCGGCGGCCTGGATAATCAGGGTGGGGGTGCGGATGCCGCCCAGATAGTAACGACTCGACGCGCGGCGGTAATAATCCTCGGCACTCAGAAAACCGTGCAGCGGCGCGGTGACCCGGCCGTCGAAGTCCCAGAACGTGCGCATCTTCTCCAGCGAGCCGAGGGCCTCCAGGGTTTTCAGTCCCTCCACCTGGCCGTCCTGTAGGAAGCGGCGTTGCTTGACGCGGATATACGCCAGCATCTCGCGCATGAAGTGCTTTTGATACACCCGCGAAAACCCCAACCCGATGCGATCGGCGCACTGATCCAGGCGAAAGGGTACCGACACTGCCGCTGCGCCTTGCAACCCGGACATTTCCCCCGTTTCCCCCAAGTGCTTGAGCAACACATTGCCGCCCAGCGAGTAACCCACCGCGTACAAGGGCGCCAACGGTCGCTTGGCGCGCAGGTGCGCAATGGTCGCTGCGAGGTCTTCGCTGGCGCCGGAGTGATAGCTGCGCGCCAACAGGTTCGGCTCGCCGGAACAGCCCCGCCAGTTCAGCGCGACGCTGGCCCAGCCCTGGCCGGCGAGGACTTTCTGCAAGCCTGCGACATAGGGGGAATTGGACGAGCCGGTCAGCCCATGCAGCACCAGCACCAGCGGCACGTGTGCGTCGTGGGGGCCATGCCAGTCGAGGTCCAGAAAGTCGCCGTCGTCCAGCCACAAGCGCTCGCGTTGGCGCTTAATGTGGGTTGTGGGGCGCAACAGCGGCCCCCACAGGGTTTGCAGGTGGGGGTTGCCGAGGCCGAAGGCGGGGGTGAACAGGTCGGAGGACGGTGTCATGAAACTCTCAGTCTGTGGCGAGCCTGCCCGCCACAAGAATACGCGTGCTGAAAAGCATTAAGCGCCGCTTTCGACCAACCGGTGCCACAACGCGTAATACACCCGCCCGGATTTTTGCTCCCGGTGCAGGCGCCACGCGCCCGGCAGGCCCAGGGTAGAAGGTGCGGTTTCGCTTTCGGTGTAGATCCACGCATCGGCAGCCAGCCATTGGCGTTCTTCCAGCAGCGCACACACGGTGGGCAACAGGTTCTGGTTGAACGGCGGGTCGAGGAACACCACGTCGTACTCGCTGGCAGGCTGGGTTTCCAGGTAGCGCAGGGCGTCGGCGGTCTGCACCTGGCCGTTGGTGCAACGCAGGGTGCCCAGATGTTCCTTGAGGCTGGACACCGCGACGTTGCTGGCATCCAGCGCCTGGGCCTGGGCAGCGCCACGGGACAGCGCCTCCAGGAACAGCGCGCCACTGCCGGCGAACGGGTCCAGCACCCTGGCCCCGCCGATGTAGGGCGCGAGCCAGTTGAACAGGGTTTCGCGCACGCGATCCGGCGTGGGGCGCAGGCCTACCACGTCGGGGAAGCTCAGCTTGCGGCTGCCCCATTCACCGCCAATGATGCGCAGTTGGCCCACACCGTTATGCACGTTGTGGACAGGTTTTTTCGGGCGAGATGAACTGGCCATTAATGCTCCGGGACGCCGAGCGGCTGCTCGGCGGGTTTATCAGTAGGGGGCGGTAGTGGCTTCTGCGCAATCGTTGGGCCGGCGGTCACGATGACCATCTTGTCGGCGCTCAAGTGTTTGTTCAACGCAGCCTTGACCTGCTCTACGGTCAGGGCCTGGGATTGTTTCATGAAATCTTCGAGATAGCTCAGCGGCAGGTTGTAGAAACCCATGGCGCCCAGCTGGCCGACGATATCGGCGTTGCTCGCCGTCGACAGCGGGAAGCTGCCGGCCAGCTCACGCTTGGCGTCATCCAATTCCTTCTGGGTCGGGCCGGTCTTGAGGTAATCGGCCAGCACTTGCTCCACCAGTCGCAGGGTGCCGCCGCTCATTTCGGCGCGGGTTTGTAAGTTGATCATGAACGGGCCGCGCACCTGCATGGGCGAGAAACCGGAGTACACACCATAGGTCAGGCCGCGTTTCTCGCGCACTTCGCTCATCAAGCGCGTGCCGAACCCACCGCCGCCGAGGATCTGGTTGCCCAGGGACAAGGCTGCGTAGTCCGGGTCGGCGCGGTCGATGCCCAGTTGGGCGAACAGCAGGTGAGTCTGCTTGGAAGGGAACTCGATATGACTCAGACCGGCCTTGGGCTCGGTGGGCTGGGCGATTTTCGGCAGGGCAGGGCCCTTGGGCAGTGAGGCGGACACCTTGGCGGTCATGGCCTCGGCTTCGGCGCGGCTCAAGTCACCCACCACCGCAATCACTGCGTTACCTGCGGCATAAGCCTTGGCATGGAAGGCCTGCAGTTGTGCGAGGGTAATCTTCGGCACGCTTTCAGGCGTGCCTTCGCTGGAATGCGCATAAGGGTGATCGCCATACAGGCGCTTGAACAACTCAAGGCTCGCCAGTTTGGCGGGGTTCTGCTTCTGGTATTCGAAGCCGGCCAGGATCTGGTTCTTGATGCGCGCCAGGGAATCGGCCGGGAAGGTCGGTTGGCCGATCACCTGGTCGAACAGCGCCAGGGCGGCGTCGCGCTTGGCGCTGTCGCTGAGGCTGCGCAGGGACACCAATGCCATGTCGCGGTAGGCACCGTTGCCGAAGTCGGCGCCCAGGCCTTCAAAGCCGCTGGCGATCTGGCTGACGTCCTTGCCCGGCACGCCTTCGTTGAGCATGGCGTTGGTCATCAGCGCCAGGCCGGGTACATCGCCGTCCTGGCTGCTGCCGGCGGCGAACAGGATGCGCATGTCGAACATGGGCAGTTCGTGGGCTTCGACGAACAGCACCTTGGCGCCTTCTGCGGTGGTCCAGGTCTGCACATCCAGCTTGCGATTGGTCGGCGCCTTGCCGTCCAGTTCCGCCAGGGACTGCAGCGTGTTGGCCGATTGAGCCTGATCCAGCGCCTGGCTGGCCACGGACTCGCCGGGGCGCAGGAAGTACACGGCGCTTGCGGCGATCAAGGTGACGGCGATCAGGCCAGGCAGGATCAGGCGGCTGTTTTTGCGATCACTCATGAGCGGTCTCCTCGGGCAGAACATGGGCGACGCTCAAACGTTCGCGGGTGAAGTAGGTGCGGGCGGCCTTCTGGATATCATCCGGGGTCACGCTTTGCAGGTCGGCGAGTTCGCTGTCCATGAGTTTCCACGACAGCCCCACGGTCTCCAGGGAGCCGATGGCGGTGGCCTGGCTGGTGATGGAGTCCCGCTGATAGACCAGGCCGGCGATGACCTGGGCACGGATGCGCTCCAGTTCTTCAGCGGTCGGCGGCTTGGCTTTCAACTCGTCCAGAAGGCGCCACAGGCCGGCTTCGGCTTGGGCGATGGTCTTTTTCTTCTGCTGGTTCGGCGTGGCCGAGAGGGTGAACAGGGTGTCGCCACGGGTATAGGCGTCGTAGTTGGTGGAGGCGGCGGATACCAGCTCTTCGCCGCGCTCCAATTGTTCGGAAATACGCGCGCTATAGCCGCCATCCAGCAGGGCCGAGATCAGGCGCAGGGCCTGCACCGAACGCTTGTCCTCGGCAGTGGCGAGGCCCGGGACGTTGAAGCCCAGGATCACGCTGGGCAATTGAGTCTGCACGCGCATTGTCAGCAGGCGCTCGCCGGGTTCGGCCAGTTCCATCGGGATCTTGGCCGGTGGCACGTCACGCTTGGGGATCGGGCCGAAGTAGCGCTGGGCCAGGTTCTTGACCTCGTCCGGGGTCACGTCGCCGACCACCACCAACGTGGCGTTGTTGGGCACGTACCAGGACTGGTACCAGTGGCGCAGCTCCTCGACCTTCATGCGTTCCAGGTCCGCCATCCAGCCGATGGTCGGCGTGTGATAGCCGCTGGCCGGGAAAGCCATGGCCTTGAAGCGTTCGAAGGCCTTGGACATCGGGTTGTCATCGGTGCGCAGGCGGCGCTCTTCCTTGATCACCTCGATCTCGCGGCTGAACTCGTCGGCCGGCAGGCGCAGGCTGGCCATGCGGTCGGCTTCCAGCTCGAAGGCCACACCCAGGCGGTCGCGGGCCAGTACTTGGTAGTAGGCGGTGTAGTCGTCG
The sequence above is drawn from the Pseudomonas quebecensis genome and encodes:
- a CDS encoding TetR/AcrR family transcriptional regulator is translated as MAPRVKTSERIVQTSLELFNQQGERSVSTNHIAAHMEISPGNLYYHFPNKQAIIAVLFREYEALVDSFLRPPQGRAMQVEDKRFYLQAVLAGMWRYRFLHRDLEHLLESDPELATGYRRFSQRCLIQGGAIYQGFVDAGILNMDPVQTEALTLNAWIILTSWVRFLCTTNENSAHLSAEAIKRGVYQVLVLEAGFVTPQAKEAVDALFKEFYVPLNQALEDVK
- a CDS encoding sulfurtransferase; its protein translation is MPLAQLISPQQLAERRKAEGLVILDCRFALEDPDYGCSSYEEGHIEGAQYADLDRHLSGPVVKGVTGRHPLPAADTFAKQLRAWGISADTDVVLYDDGPGAYAARAWWLLAWLGKRDGVFILDGGLKAWHSAGFPLSLDVPVNEAGSFVGQPDNHLLLDAEHLQKRLGQPGMTLIDARARARFRGDVEPIDPIAGHIPGAQCAAFNENLGSDGRFLPAEQLKQRFAAQLQGRSPEELVAYCGSGVTACHNLFALSLAGYPLGKLYAGSWSEWITDSKRAIATGD
- a CDS encoding hydrolase; this encodes MTPSSDLFTPAFGLGNPHLQTLWGPLLRPTTHIKRQRERLWLDDGDFLDLDWHGPHDAHVPLVLVLHGLTGSSNSPYVAGLQKVLAGQGWASVALNWRGCSGEPNLLARSYHSGASEDLAATIAHLRAKRPLAPLYAVGYSLGGNVLLKHLGETGEMSGLQGAAAVSVPFRLDQCADRIGLGFSRVYQKHFMREMLAYIRVKQRRFLQDGQVEGLKTLEALGSLEKMRTFWDFDGRVTAPLHGFLSAEDYYRRASSRYYLGGIRTPTLIIQAADDPFVFAHSLPQASELSDCTEFELTTKGGHVGFVDGSLKRPGYYLERRIPQWLLAQHG
- the rsmD gene encoding 16S rRNA (guanine(966)-N(2))-methyltransferase RsmD — encoded protein: MASSSRPKKPVHNVHNGVGQLRIIGGEWGSRKLSFPDVVGLRPTPDRVRETLFNWLAPYIGGARVLDPFAGSGALFLEALSRGAAQAQALDASNVAVSSLKEHLGTLRCTNGQVQTADALRYLETQPASEYDVVFLDPPFNQNLLPTVCALLEERQWLAADAWIYTESETAPSTLGLPGAWRLHREQKSGRVYYALWHRLVESGA
- a CDS encoding M16 family metallopeptidase, which gives rise to MSDRKNSRLILPGLIAVTLIAASAVYFLRPGESVASQALDQAQSANTLQSLAELDGKAPTNRKLDVQTWTTAEGAKVLFVEAHELPMFDMRILFAAGSSQDGDVPGLALMTNAMLNEGVPGKDVSQIASGFEGLGADFGNGAYRDMALVSLRSLSDSAKRDAALALFDQVIGQPTFPADSLARIKNQILAGFEYQKQNPAKLASLELFKRLYGDHPYAHSSEGTPESVPKITLAQLQAFHAKAYAAGNAVIAVVGDLSRAEAEAMTAKVSASLPKGPALPKIAQPTEPKAGLSHIEFPSKQTHLLFAQLGIDRADPDYAALSLGNQILGGGGFGTRLMSEVREKRGLTYGVYSGFSPMQVRGPFMINLQTRAEMSGGTLRLVEQVLADYLKTGPTQKELDDAKRELAGSFPLSTASNADIVGQLGAMGFYNLPLSYLEDFMKQSQALTVEQVKAALNKHLSADKMVIVTAGPTIAQKPLPPPTDKPAEQPLGVPEH
- a CDS encoding M16 family metallopeptidase, which gives rise to MNALARRAAGLLFSTVCLPLSALAADPQPTHEFTLDNGLKVVVREDHRAPVVVSQVWYKVGSSYETPGQTGLSHALEHMMFKGSAKVGPGEASLILRDLGAEENAFTSDDYTAYYQVLARDRLGVAFELEADRMASLRLPADEFSREIEVIKEERRLRTDDNPMSKAFERFKAMAFPASGYHTPTIGWMADLERMKVEELRHWYQSWYVPNNATLVVVGDVTPDEVKNLAQRYFGPIPKRDVPPAKIPMELAEPGERLLTMRVQTQLPSVILGFNVPGLATAEDKRSVQALRLISALLDGGYSARISEQLERGEELVSAASTNYDAYTRGDTLFTLSATPNQQKKKTIAQAEAGLWRLLDELKAKPPTAEELERIRAQVIAGLVYQRDSITSQATAIGSLETVGLSWKLMDSELADLQSVTPDDIQKAARTYFTRERLSVAHVLPEETAHE